AGACGTTCGCGCGCTGGTCGTTACCAATATCGACCGTGAGAGCGCCCTGCTTACCGACGAAAGCCCAATCTATAAGAAGATGGGCAAGGAGTTCGGTTATCACGGTTCAGTCAATCACTCGGCCAAGGAGTATGTGCGCGGCGTATTCCACCACACCAATACCGCCGAGAACTTCTTCTCGATCTTCAAGCGCGGCGTGATCGGCACTTACCACCACATGAGCGAGGCTCACCTTGGCCGCTACTGTGCCGAGTTCGACCTGCGCTACAACACCCGCGAATTGACCGATGCTGAGCGCGCTAACGAAATCATCAAGGGCGGTATCGGTCGCCGCCTTACCTATCGGCGGACTGATAACGTCGCCGCCTAAGTTTGCGGAGATACCTCGACAATTTGGTGAGCGCCGCAAGCGCTGGACTTGTAGCTAAATTCAATCCACCATCGCCTTGCAGGCCCGCAATGAAGCCGAGTGGTAATCGGCCCATCGGAGCGGCTTACCTGCATATGTCGGACTGCGCCAAGGTTAAGACGGCCAACCACGCCCCGAGGGGGCAGGAGCCGGGCCTAGCGTGGATACCAACCGACACTGCCAGAGCCGATCTAGTAAGGCGATGGTGGGGAGATTGCTCGCAACCTTGCCTAGTGGTTGCACCAGAAGCTTTTCGCTCCCTCTAAGGGCTGCGAGCGCTTGCGGCCTTGGGAATCAGAAATGAAGACCAAGACCACAGTAACGATTGATGTGCAGTTGAACCTTGCAAAATGCCTTTGGCCGATTGCTTGGACCTTAATCTGCCTTCTTGCGTGAACGGCGAGGGCGGGCTTCGGCCCGTCCAAGCTTACTGTCAGAATGCGGCTTATGCGGCGTTGCCAGCATCCGCTTTAGTGCTGCCTCGCGGCGGCGTTCGGTTTCCTCTTTGGAGTAGGTGTCGGTGTCAGTAGATCCGTTAGAGTTCATACCGGGCTATGTATCACCTCTCACTGAAAAGGACCACGCCAGGATAGGTCGCATCGCCATCCTCTGGGGCCAAGTAGAGCACTTTGTCGAGGCGATACTACCCCATGTAACAGGTCTGTCTTGGGGCGAACTTGATGCGATCAAGGTCACCGACAAGCCGATTGCCTCCAAGGTCGATTTGCTGTCGCAGGCGCGTAACCGCGTCGCCGATGAAGAGCTTTGCGAGCAAATCCGAGAGTTTTGCGCGGCGATCAACGAAACCAAGGTGCAGCGTAATCACCTTTTCCATGGTGTATGGGGTTGGCGAGCCACCAACCGGACTAAAACCGTAGTCCCAGCGGCCCGCAAATCATCAAACCCAGAACAGCCGCTGAAAGCCGCTCAATTACCCAGCCTCGAAAAGAAACTGTGCCGGTGTTCTCGCCTTGGCAGCGACCTTGTCATGCATTTTCACCGTGAAGGGTATCGAGTGAAATACACGCGGTATCTCCATCACGACGGACACGACATTGAAGCATGGCTTCAACAATGGACAGAGCGTAATCCGCTGGATGATGTTGATCTGGATCGTAGTTCGTCGCCCGGACGGCTGCCCTATCTAGAGCATCCCTATCCACAAAAATGAAAGCGGCGTCGCCCATCTAGCACCTACGTTGACATCGCAGGCCCACCACATAGCGCGGATTCGCTGCTAACTAAAGTATATAATTGCCGATAATCCAATAACTCGTATCTTTGTATCACTGACAATTTTATCGGTGATTTTTACTGCAATGCTTTGCATCGGAGTGTATTTGCGAGGGCAAAATCTCAATTACACCCACAGAAAGGGGCTTGCTTCGATTAATTCTTGGTATAATTATCCTGCATCGAAGAAAAAGTTCTCGGAAGCTCGTGATGGAGTCTTTCTAACGATCTTTGGTGCGGATAAATCCCCATTTTACATTAGAAATGGCGAATCTGACCCTGAGTTTATCCAACGCCGCAAAAAAGCTCTTTCCGATAGATTTACTGAGTTCGTGAAATCCACGGACGAGATAATCAAATCCCGAAAAAAGTCCATATCAGAAGACATAGAGCAAGTTTTTATACTATATATCTTTCAGACGATGTCGCGACAAAACCTGCAAAATATGGTAAAAGTTCTTCAATACGGTGGATTGATAATAACAATTTTGGCGTCTGGTTCGGTAATTCTTGGGATATTTAGAGCTTAAAGATGCGAATCTTCGAGGCCAAATCTTTTGTCGAATGCTTTCGAGCCGCATCAGCTTATGTGCTGCATTCAGCGCGTCGAAAGAGCGACATGAATGAAATTCAAGATATAATCTTGAAGGTTTCCTTTTCAGACGAAGACGCCGAGGAGTTGGCTCGCTTCGTCGAAAAGGTATCGAGCGATGACCGTTTTCGATTTGGGTTGGAAAAAGCCACTAGAGCGTATGTGCGAGAAGTCGATAGTATCACCAAGCCAAGCTATATCGGCAGGCTGAAAGATTACTGCTTCATCAAGCCAGGTTCAAACGATTTTGCGGGTATTGCCCAGTTCGACGTTTTACAAAGGGTGGTTGCCGAGACTCCGCAAGCATCCAATTTGGTGCTTGCTGTCCACCATCCAAGTGACATTGAGGACGGATTTCGACCCGGATATGTCCCATGCCTTTCATTTATCGACGTAAAGTACAGGCACGGTAGCTTGTCGGTTAAATTTTTCTTTCGAAGTTGTGATTTTCAGGAAGTGCTTTTGTATGATCTATACTTTTGCATAAAGATCTTTGAGAAAATTGAAGCTATATTCAAAGAAAATGAGAAAGTAGTAATAGAAGATAGGTGTGCTATATTCTACTTTAGCCGAGCATTTTTCTATAAGCGGAGATCCCACCTTCTGCAGGGTGTGTTGGACATGGCGGATGTCGGATGACTGGTTACAACCATATATGAACGAGTTTATCGTCCTTTTTGCTGTTCGCGCCGGCTATTGAGAATAGAGATGTTGGAGTAGCGGACTACGGCTCAGAAGCGCTTGAGTTTCGGCACTGTCCTACACGCCCAGTCTCGCATAACTAGTCCGGTTCCCCTCCGTCCTCCCATGAGGTGAACCGACATGACCATCCAACAGTTTGTTGTCCGCACGCCGTCCGGCGCGCGACATCCTCGCGGCTTGCGGACAAGTCCGCGCCGCTGCGGGCGGGCAGTCGCCCTTGCACTCGCCCCCCGTTTCACAGGTGCCTCGCGTTTTGTCGCCGATCAGGGAGGGCATTCCTGATGACCGTACAACTGCCGGTTCCCTATGAGTACGAGCACAAGCCAATATTCTCCCCGCAATCGCAGTCAAAATTCCTCGAACACCTTGCGACAAGCGGCAATGTAAGGCTCGCGTGCAAGGCGGCGGGGGTCAGCCCGCAGACCGCCTATCGCGCGCGGCGCAAGTCCGCTCACCTTGCCGCCATATGGGATGCGGCGCTGCTCTCGGCCCGCCACCATGCCGAGGAGGTGCTGGCCGACCGTGCGCTCAACGGGGTCGAGGAAGCGGTCTACTATCACGGCGAGGAGGTCGGCGCGCGGCGTCGCTATTCCGACCGCCTGCTGCTCGCGCACCTGGCGCGGCTCGACAGACTGGCCGAGCGGGCGGAAGTGGCCGAGGCGCTCGCGCGGCTCGACGATGCGATCGAAGGGCTGGGGCGGGGCGAGGAGCTTCCCCACACCGCTCACCCTGAGCCCTTCGACAATGCTCAGGACAGGCCTGTCGAAGGGCGAGCGGAGGACCAGGCTACCCTCCTTCGACAAGCTCAGGATGATCGGTTTTCTTTGCATCAGGACCGTGTTCCAAGTGTTCCATCCAGTAGGGATTCCCACCCCGAAACCCCCGCGAAACCCGTAAAGCCCTGCCGCGATTGCGGCGGGATGTGCGACACGCCGCGCGCCGTGCTGGGGCCGGGCGATTGCCAGTTTCTCGACAACCGGCGCGACCGGATGGAGGCGGCGCGGCCCTTCGACGCTCCCACGCCGCGCGACCTCGCCGAAAGCCATGCGCAGGTCTGCGCCATCGAGGCGTTCCAGCTCGAGGCTTTCGAGGCCGAGGGGCACGAATGGTGGCTGGTGACGAGCGAGGAGGAACTGTGCGCCTCGGCCCTGCACGGGATGAGCGAGGAGGAGCTTGCGCGGCTCGGAGGCGACCTGCTCCCCACTGCGGCGGAGGGAGGGCTGGCGGAGGCTGGGGCGGGGCCGGTGCAAAGCGCCTTCCGCGACTCGCGCTAGAGGCGTACAATCCGGCTCGCGGGGTGGCGCGCCTCGCGGAAAGGATATGTCATGAAACGAGCGACTTGGTTGATTGCAGGGGCGGCCGCGCTGGCCGGGGCCGGCATGGCGGCAGGCGCGGCGCAGGCGCAGAACAACCTCGCCTATATCGGCACCGCCCTGTTCGGCGAGGAAGAGGTGGGGCACAAGGGCGCGGGCGAGGATGCCACGGGCGATTTCTCCGCCGAGCTCGACCTCAAGGCGGGGCGCATGTGCTACATGCTCGAGATCCAGGGGCTGGAGGGCTTTACCGCCGCGCACCTGCACGAAGGGCGCAAGGGCGCCAACGGCCCGCCGGTCGTGACGCTGCAGCTGCTGGGGGATGACGGCGAGGACGTGTGCGTCGATGTCGATCCCGAACTGCTCAAGAAGATCGCGCGGCGCGAGGACGCCTATTACGTCAACGTCCACACCGAGGCGTTTCCGGAAGGGGCGATCCGCGGGCAGCTGGGCGACGAATAGGCGCGCGCGCCGCTGGGCGGTGCGTGCGTCGATAGCGCCGGGGCGGTGAGGGCAGGGCGCCGGGCGCCTAGCTCTGGCTCAGCGATTCCATCAGCTGGGCGAGCCCGTCCTGCTCCTCCTGCGTGAGCTCGGTCGGCTCGCAGCGCGGGTCGGTCTTCTGCAGGGCGCGGATCATCGCGTCGGTGATCGGGATCGGGTCGCAGCCGTGGTCGAGCTGGCAGATCATGTCCCATTGCGGCTCGGCCTTGGCGTGGCATTCGAGGCAGTTGTTGCCGAAGCGGTTGACCACGTCCTTGTGCCCGCGGGTGAGGATCTTGGTGCCCCCGGCGGAGATGTCGAGGTCGAAGAACTCCCAGTCGTTGGTTTCTTCGCTGAAGCCGGGGGCGCGCTTGACCATCACCTCGGTCGGCACCAGCTGCACGACCGAGCCGGTAGGGTAGGTGCCGCCGGTTTCCGAGCGCGCCACGGCGAGCGTCGCGTCGAGGTCGCCGTCGAGATTGCCGACGAAGAAGCGGTCGACCGGCTCGAGATCGCGGATGCAGCCGAAGCTGTTGGCGGAGATAAGGTCGGAATTGCGCGGTGCGCCGGAGTCGTCCTGCTCCTCGGCCGGGTTCGACCCGCAAGCCGCGAGGCCCAGCGCCAGCGCGGCGCCGGTCAAAGTCTTCAGGATTTTCATTCGTTGCCCCCTCTTCCCACCGTCAAGGACTGATCAGTTCCAGCTCCACCGTACCATGTCCGCGCGCGACGAGTCCGATTTCTTCCGCTGCGGCGCGGCTGAGGTCGATTGTGCGCTTGTACGAGAACGGCCCTCGGTCGTTGATCCGGACCACGACTGAGCGTCCGTTGCGGGGGTTGGTGACCTTGACCAGGCTGCCGAAGGGCAGGGTACGGTGCGCGGCGGTGAGGCCGTGCATGTCGAAGGTTTCGCCACTGGCGGTGCGGCGGCCGTGAAACTTGCGCCCGTAATAGGACGCGATGCCGGAGCCGATACCGGTGGAATTGGCTGTTTCGATCGGCGGCTCGATCGCGTCGATATCGACGGCATGCGCGAGCGGCTCTGCCGGGATAGGCAGCGTCTCGAATTTTGCGAAGCTGTGATCGAATGAATCGCCACTGGGGACCGGCTGCACCAGGTCTTCGGAGTGACCGGCAGTGCCGGAGAGCAGCAATGCGGCAGCCAGTGCGAAGCTGCGAAACGCGCGTTGGGCCATTGAATTGGACCTCCCGTTC
This region of Altererythrobacter sp. CAU 1644 genomic DNA includes:
- a CDS encoding CHRD domain-containing protein; this translates as MKRATWLIAGAAALAGAGMAAGAAQAQNNLAYIGTALFGEEEVGHKGAGEDATGDFSAELDLKAGRMCYMLEIQGLEGFTAAHLHEGRKGANGPPVVTLQLLGDDGEDVCVDVDPELLKKIARREDAYYVNVHTEAFPEGAIRGQLGDE
- a CDS encoding septal ring lytic transglycosylase RlpA family protein translates to MAQRAFRSFALAAALLLSGTAGHSEDLVQPVPSGDSFDHSFAKFETLPIPAEPLAHAVDIDAIEPPIETANSTGIGSGIASYYGRKFHGRRTASGETFDMHGLTAAHRTLPFGSLVKVTNPRNGRSVVVRINDRGPFSYKRTIDLSRAAAEEIGLVARGHGTVELELISP